The DNA window AGGCCAGATCCTTCAACGCTTGGCAACAAAAAGACGTGCCAGATGCACTACTTGAAGAGATCTATCACTTAGTTAAAATGGCGCCTACCTCGGCCAATTGTTCACCTGCTCGATTTATATTTCTTAAATCTGATGACGCTAAAGCACGTTTAGAGCCAGCACTGTCATCAGGTAATATCGAAAAAACAATGACTGCGCCTATCACCGTTATTGTTGCCTATGATGAGGAGTTTTATGAGCAACTTCCT is part of the Pelorhabdus rhamnosifermentans genome and encodes:
- a CDS encoding nitroreductase family protein, which translates into the protein ARSFNAWQQKDVPDALLEEIYHLVKMAPTSANCSPARFIFLKSDDAKARLEPALSSGNIEKTMTAPITVIVAYDEEFYEQLP